The proteins below come from a single Streptomyces spongiicola genomic window:
- a CDS encoding L-threonylcarbamoyladenylate synthase, whose product MARRYDCNDATDRATGLREAASAVRRGELVVLPTDTVYGIGADAFGSEAVADLLTAKGRGRNMPTPVLIGSPNTLHGLVTDFSEQAWELVDAFWPGALTLVARHQPSLQWDLGDTRGTVAIRMPLHPVAIELLTEVGPMAVSSANLTGHPAPETCGAAEDMLGDSVSVYLDGGPTPGNVPSSIVDVTGEVPVLLRAGALEADELRKVVPDLEVAP is encoded by the coding sequence ATGGCTCGGCGATACGACTGCAACGACGCGACGGACCGCGCCACCGGCCTGCGGGAGGCCGCCTCGGCCGTCCGCCGCGGCGAACTCGTCGTGCTGCCCACCGACACCGTCTACGGCATCGGCGCGGACGCCTTCGGCTCCGAGGCCGTCGCCGATCTCCTGACGGCCAAGGGGCGCGGGCGCAACATGCCCACCCCCGTCCTCATCGGCTCCCCGAACACGCTCCACGGACTGGTCACCGACTTCTCCGAGCAGGCGTGGGAACTCGTCGACGCGTTCTGGCCCGGGGCGCTGACGCTCGTCGCCCGGCACCAGCCGTCGTTGCAGTGGGACCTCGGGGACACCCGCGGCACCGTCGCCATCCGGATGCCGCTGCACCCGGTCGCCATCGAACTCCTCACCGAGGTCGGCCCGATGGCCGTGTCCTCCGCGAACCTCACCGGCCACCCGGCGCCCGAGACCTGCGGCGCAGCCGAGGACATGCTCGGCGACTCGGTCTCCGTGTACCTCGACGGCGGTCCGACCCCCGGCAACGTGCCGTCCTCGATCGTCGACGTCACCGGCGAGGTCCCGGTCCTGCTGCGCGCGGGCGCCCTGGAGGCGGACGAGCTGCGCAAGGTCGTACCCGACCTCGAGGTGGCGCCGTGA